The Phragmites australis chromosome 13, lpPhrAust1.1, whole genome shotgun sequence DNA window GTGACCGTCTAACACGATGGCTCAAGTGATGGTCACCTGACACGCTGGTGCAGTGCGGCACCTGAATGGACGGCCCGTCACTAGAACAACCACCTTACCAGCCGTAGGGATAAATCACTAGGTTAGCCTGCACTCTGATTGTACAGTATAAGACATATACCTCTGCCTATCTTCTATGggcatatttatatatttacactctgaatatcagtataaatacagactcttggccatcaagccaaagggaaaaaaaaaagattgcttAGACAAACTTGGTGTTCCCTCCTTCACCACCTCTCCTTAAAGCTTGAGCCATTCTTGTGATTTGACTCTCGCCGCATTTTGTTCGTGGAAAAcagtttctttcaccaacaacaGGATAATCGCATCATTGAGCAGATCCAACCTCGCTGtttttagattgaaaaaagCTTGTACAACCGCTATGAGATCTCTTTAATTATATGCCAACATCTTTTGCAGAACAAACCGATATAACCATCCGGCCCTAGAGATTTTTCTGATGGTGGCTATTTAATTGTGTCCATAATTTCTTGTTCCTCGAAAGGCTCTTCCAGTTCAGAGAGAGATCACGGTTGGTAGCCTAGGTTCTCCCAATTTATAAGCAGCTCCCTTTGTTTGGTCGTTCCCAGGTGCTCCAAGAAATGTTTATgcaattcttcttccttttgTTCTTTTGTAAAGGCCTGTCCATGGTCAGTCAGCAAAGTTTGTATGAAAtgtttccttcttcttgaattTGCTCTgatttggaaaattttagtATTTGTATTCGCTTTCCTAATCCAAGTTAGTCTCTAATGTTGCCTCACGCGTGTCTTCTCACattactaaaaaactatttttcgagacacctaagATAtcttttcacagacggttcatttGAAAAACTGTCTAAACAGTTGGCGAGAGCCTCCTGCGGTTACggaccgtctgtggaaataaattttccataggcggttcgtttaaggaaccacctgttttttaaacctattttcacagacggtttcttaagtgaactgtccgtgaaaatagattttcacaggcagtctCTTTTGCGCCTATATAAATCGTTCATTTCTgcaggccttcgatcacagacAGGTGCGCTAAACGCTTGTAAAAATGAGTTACCACCCgtcttaaaaataatttttgtagtagtgttaaTTGCAAATACAGAGAAGATTAGTATGACTCGTACGCAAGGGTGACACGCACAAAGACTATGCAACTATCAAGTAATTATGCTCGATTTTACATTTGAGTGGAGACTCAATTGTGCGCATGAAATAAATATTGTACAGTAACAAATCTGCGAGAATAATGTGTACATATAGCATGTATAGAGTAGCTTTATTCTGCACAGGATCGGAAAGTGAATAAGAACAGTTGACTCGATAATGTTATACTAGTATTAcagttgctacaagattactcGATAGCTACGCGCAAATTGACTGACGTCCTTGATCGTACGTGCGTCGTCACACGTCGACAGTGCAGTCCGCCGGGTGCGTGAACTTGAGCGAGACTGTCCCATTGCCGCCAACGCTGCCCCCCGCCGTGGCGCTCATGGCGAAGGCGCCGCCGATGTTGTTGCCACTGGCGGCGAGCAGCGCGGGGCAGTTGACGAAGAGATGGTACCCGCCGGAGACCCAGCTGCCGACCTTCCACTTGACTTGGCCGTCCACCTTGACGTGCAGCAGCACGTACCCGGCGGCGATGTCCTGCTTCATGGCGTACGCCACGTATTGCGCCACGGGCACCGACTCCCCCGACATCACTGGGGACCAAACCGACACGTCCTTGTGCCCCTGGTAGATCGCCGGCATCGCAACGGGGACCGTCACCGGCTCGTCGCGGTATGTCGTGAACACGTCCAGGGTCTTGTAGTACACGCCCACCCGGTCGTTCGGGTTCCGCGACGCGATCGTCACCTGTGTCAAATTGGATTTGTCGGTCACGAAATGTGTCCGGAATTTTCTTTTTGTCATGTGGAAAAATTGGACCCGCTTAATTGGCTATTGCATGCTCCGGTTGCATACGTGAAATTCCCAAATGCAAATACCAACTTATCAGAAGACACGCGCATAGAAATATGTAACGTACCTGGAGGTTGAGGGAGAGAGCAGGGTCGCTGAGGTCGATGGAGTGGAGCTGCACATCCTGGAGGTAGAAGGACGGCTTGGAGGGGCGCAGGGCGAGGTAGATGACGAGCACGATGAACCCGACGAGGACGGCGAGCGTCAGGATGCAGGCGGCGATGGAGCCGCAGCAGCGCCGGAGCATCCAGTCGCGGTGGTGCTTCTCCTTGCTCATGGCGCGCGACCTGCAGACCAACTACTGGGCTCGGTGCTGGAGTGAGATCGAGCTGGCAAGCTAGGACTGTGTGTGCATGTGGGCAGTGGGTAAGTGTGGTGTGAGTGGGGGTGGCCTTTTAAGAATCCTACACTAGATTAGACTataagaagatggtgaggtgcGGTACGTGTTTTGAAAGGGTTTTAATTTGGGGTTTAGGGCGAGGAAAGGTACAGCTCACCAGACGAAGATTCTTCTGCTTCTTCCCGGGCCCCCCCTTCAGCATGAAGCTAGACCGCCTGTCAGCTAGATACTGCATGCTTCTGCTTCTAGATTCGTGCTGCAGAAACTATTACTCCTACCTGCTGATGAGTCGGTCTGTCTGCTGGTGCTTGAGGTTCACTCCATGTCAGTTGGTCAACTGAGGACGATTCTTAAGACCTTTGGTCTTGAGGTTGGTGCTTTGCATGTGCGCTCATCGAAATTATGAGTCGACTCTATAGGACTGACCTTGTTGCCGAAATGCTGCACATGCTTTCCGAAAAGCTTACAGAAGGTGATGGttgaaaaaataagttttctTCAACACTTAAAAATAGTTAGACCCAGTATAAAAAGGTGAGACGAACTCTTTGCGATTTTCTATAACTGGCGCGTCCTTCCGCGATGAAGACCAGATGTACGTGGCCGTGAAAGTGTACCGACGCCATAGGTCAGCATGAGATCGATAGATATTCAAGTGGCTACGAATGCCCGCAGACACGGACACACGACTTTTCGCGATTCCTATGGATCTCTGCTCCCATCTCAGTGCAGCCTGGAACAGCATCGCACGGCTATTCCGAGGCGCTGGTACAGCGAGGGAGCTTTCTCATGCATGGCCGTTGTGGGGAGGAGGGTTTGGTGGGGCGTAGCACGCAAGCGTGGACGACGGTTCCAACGTCGCCTCACGCGACAGGGGCCGCCAAGAGCGCTCCAAAAGCCAAAACCGCATCAACTAGACGACCAAACCGAATCGCATGAGCCTGCATTCTATCGGGCGCCGGTGCCCTTCGTTCCTTATCGCATCATCCCCACCGACTGCCCTGTGCCCTATGGCACCATCTGTTCAGCGCACCACCAAGCCTGTTCCTCAACTAATCATCTGCATTGTTAGTTGGCTTGCTTTGATCATAACCCCATAAGAATATAATATTTGGCTCAAAGGCTGAGGTGAACAATGTTAAGTACTCCTGGTAGTCCTAGATGTTGGATAACGTCGTTGTAGAATACGTATTGTGTGATCTTCTTTATGTACATGCTGTTTTATCAAAAGCTTTCGGATAGAAGGGCTTATGGATCATTTCATTTTCATGCATTCCTATGTAGTGTTGTGAGTCAGCATGGCTTCAGAGAGGCCGtgtcttttatttatttgtttttttagggAAAGAGGCAGTATCTTTTGCGGAAAAAGGAGGATCTACCGAATAAAACAGAGAAGCGGGAAACTTCCCTTTTATCTCTTCCACAAAAGCGGATGCAAAAGGCACATAAAAGGAGGCTGCCTGGCCTGCACCTTTCCGGAAGTAAGATGAGACTTTGTAAATATATATGAAGTGTCGAGAGCCTGGATCTTGGGGCTATATATATAGTGACGCTCCAAACGACACAACGTTTCGCGTAGTTTTTTTGCCAGGTCAAGACGAGAGGATGTATTGTCGACTAGCGATCATTTCGGGCACTATAACTCACGGACACACAATATGTGATGAAGAGAGATCCAGCTGATGGCTTCATGCGAATACAAGCACGCAGGATGTACGTTGTACAAGCACATGCCACCAAACACACAGGACCATTACAACTTGCAAGTACAGAGCAAGCAGACGCTCCTACTACCGTGCTCAGTTTAATCGTACGCCTGTCCTCGTGGTGCATATAGCAATTGCAGGCAACTGGCAGGTAAACTATCAGGTTTCTGGACATGCCACCTACCGTTCGATCcccttttttttaaatttgttcCGTTTGGTATTTGAAGCCTGCACGAGCTAGCGTGCCAGCAGGAATCTTTGGACTCTGGAGTATATCATTTTACGGTTGGTAGTGGAAAGTGTAGAGAATTATTTGATGGATGGCCCTAAGGTCCTGTCCTCTGCATTATTTTGCTCGGGAAAGGTGAAGTTGGGCCATCAGATGTGTTATAACTAATCGTGCCATTGAGGACTACTTGTACTGTGGCCATTTATTAGAGAAATTTGGACTATTTATATTATGTTATAGTGGTTGTGAATGTGAGATGATGTTATGTGGCATGTCCATGACGTTTCCTACTCGCCGTTTGGGCCGTTCAGTTCTGTTCCGTTCCGTGAGCTCAACGAAAAGAAACGAGGAGGCCCGTAGTGTCCACGCGGCACCCGGGTCTCAGCAGCATGAACAGCGTGAAAGCAGGCCGCGGCTGACGGCCCGCCCGCGCGTTCGTCGCGGACAAGACGTCGGTTCCCGCGTAGCGCGATTTTTCTGGCTGGCCCCTTGCGCGTCCGGCCCGCCCGTGCTCGCGCCCCTACCGCTTGTCGCTGTTACGAACCAATATGATCGGTTGCTTGTCAGACCATCTTCAAGCGATTTTCGACATAgatgaaatttttttagaagtgattttcattttttcagCACTCTAACAGTTTTTCTTCATAGTTTCTATCATAAAGGGATTCTCCATGTCATTCCCTTCAGATCggaattctctctcatttcccttcacgaatcccttcgaagTGAAGCTGCTAGAGATgtaagaaaataaagggaatatgaACGGGAAGGGGAATCAGGAAGAgaacaaaat harbors:
- the LOC133889718 gene encoding NDR1/HIN1-like protein 1; translated protein: MSKEKHHRDWMLRRCCGSIAACILTLAVLVGFIVLVIYLALRPSKPSFYLQDVQLHSIDLSDPALSLNLQVTIASRNPNDRVGVYYKTLDVFTTYRDEPVTVPVAMPAIYQGHKDVSVWSPVMSGESVPVAQYVAYAMKQDIAAGYVLLHVKVDGQVKWKVGSWVSGGYHLFVNCPALLAASGNNIGGAFAMSATAGGSVGGNGTVSLKFTHPADCTVDV